One genomic segment of Entelurus aequoreus isolate RoL-2023_Sb linkage group LG25, RoL_Eaeq_v1.1, whole genome shotgun sequence includes these proteins:
- the LOC133642402 gene encoding E3 ubiquitin-protein ligase TRIM58-like has product MLQCFHLLLLEPAKAMAGKIKALNSKAKKKPEVLEDDQRLVAELAKDLGRVCQSSSVLEHIWKQDDIWPSTLCRVFILEWASMLETKRRPVQTGGWPGNLDRQRWDPDNQLDLQKAKLDLLDWVKDWRTQPEQSVLPGKGVAKVLEDLRQAWRWGQVPNLLNAMEMVMWTLMLESPEKETVPQLWLAWKQRTDFGAISYIPQPVWDWITKAAVEVTLNKDTANPDLHISGDDKKMRVGLERKDVLNHRRRFDGWWCAAGLEGFGAGRRYWEVQVGERDWRLGVAKESALRKGFKSLNTGTGYLTLRLERGTELKALTVPYTALPPGLIPQKVGVYLDYDAGQLSFYDVDTHVHIYTYKERFCEKLFPLFGTVEVANDLVIRTPEVDAQCLCATSCLWG; this is encoded by the exons ATGCTGCAGTGTTTCCACCTGCTGCTGCTGGAGCCCGCCAAGGCCATGGCCGGCAAAATAAAG GCGCTGAACTCCAAAGCGAAGAAGAAGCCTGAAGTCCTGGAGGATGACCAGCGACTTGTGGCGGAACTGGCTAAAGACCTGGGCCGGGTGTGCCAG AGTTCCTCGGTCTTGGAGCACATCTGGAAGCAGGACGACATCTGGCCAAGCACTCTCTGCAGGGTCTTCATTCTGGAATGGGCTTCCATGTTGGAGACCAAG AGGAGGCCCGTGCAGACTGGCGGCTGGCCCGGAAACCTGGACCGCCAGCGGTGGGATCCCGACAACCAGCTGGACCTGCAGAAGGCCAAGTTAGACCTCCTTGATTGGGTGAAAGACTGGAGGACTCAGCCCGAG CAAAGCGTTCTGCCTGGGAAAGGTGTGGCCAAGGTTCTGGAGGACTTGAGGCAGGCTTGGCGCTGGGGCCAAGTTCCAAACCTGCTGAATGCCATGGAGATGGTCATGTGGACTCTCATGCTGGAGAGTCCAGAAAAG GAAACTGTACCACAGCTCTGGTTGGCCTGGAAGCAGAGGACGGACTTTG GTGCGATCTCTTACATTCCTCAGCCAG TGTGGGACTGGATCACCAAGGCCGCAG TGGAGGTGACTCTCAACAAAGACACGGCCAACCCCGACCTTCACATCTCCGGCGACGACAAGAAGATGCGCGTCGGCTTGGAGAGGAAGGACGTCCTCAACCACCGCCGGCGCTTTGACGGCTGGTGGTGCGCCGCGGGATTGGAGGGCTTCGGCGCGGGCCGTCGCTACTGGGAGGTGCAAGTAGGTGAGCGAGATTGGCGGCTGGGCGTGGCCAAAGAGTCGGCCCTGAGGAAAGGGTTCAAGTCCCTCAACACCGGCACGGGTTACCTGACCCTGCGCCTGGAGAGGGGCACCGAGCTTAAGGCGCTGACGGTGCCGTACACCGCCCTGCCGCCGGGCCTCATCCCCCAGAAAGTGGGCGTCTACCTGGATTACGACGCCGGCCAGCTGTCCTTCTACGACGTGGACACGCACGTCCACATTTACACGTACAAGGAGCGCTTTTGCGAGAAGCTCTTCCCACTCTTCGGTACGGTGGAGGTCGCCAATGATCTGGTGATCAGGACCCCTGAAGTGGATGCCCAGTGTCTCTGTGCTACATCCTGCCTTTGGGGTTGA